The following proteins are encoded in a genomic region of Candidatus Goldiibacteriota bacterium:
- a CDS encoding aspartate dehydrogenase, protein MLFRKQKKLGIIGCGAIGTEIACAVDNGDINVILEACCDTDKSKYHLLVSKLKKVKPASLDMEKLIKKCDLVVECAQKAAVTDIFKLAIKYNRDIVFLSAGGVLENMDLVEQARSKLINVYVPSGAVVGIDGLDAAKYRGLKQVTLITRKPPKAFKGVKYLEDKGINPDDIVTETVIFDGTAREAVIGFPANINVAATLSIAGIGPDATRVKIIADPFVSTNKHELIVEGDFGRFRAITENFPSPNNPKTSYLTSLSAIVLIKKIVEPLHIGT, encoded by the coding sequence ATGCTGTTTAGAAAACAAAAAAAACTTGGGATAATAGGGTGCGGCGCAATAGGCACAGAGATAGCCTGCGCGGTTGATAACGGCGATATTAATGTAATTCTTGAAGCGTGCTGTGATACGGATAAGTCCAAGTATCATCTGCTTGTTTCAAAACTTAAAAAGGTAAAACCGGCTTCACTTGACATGGAAAAACTGATTAAAAAGTGCGATCTTGTCGTGGAATGCGCGCAGAAAGCGGCGGTAACTGATATTTTTAAACTGGCAATTAAATATAACAGGGATATAGTATTTTTAAGCGCCGGAGGCGTGCTGGAAAATATGGATCTGGTGGAGCAGGCAAGAAGCAAGCTGATTAATGTATATGTACCCTCGGGCGCTGTGGTCGGCATAGACGGGCTGGATGCCGCCAAATACCGGGGTTTAAAACAGGTCACGCTTATAACAAGAAAACCGCCAAAAGCGTTTAAAGGGGTTAAATATCTTGAAGATAAAGGGATTAATCCTGATGATATTGTAACTGAAACTGTAATTTTTGACGGAACGGCAAGGGAAGCTGTAATAGGTTTTCCCGCCAACATAAATGTGGCGGCCACTTTAAGCATAGCCGGAATAGGCCCGGATGCAACAAGGGTAAAAATAATAGCGGATCCTTTTGTAAGCACCAATAAGCATGAACTTATTGTGGAAGGCGATTTTGGAAGGTTCAGGGCGATAACGGAAAATTTCCCTTCGCCTAATAATCCAAAGACAAGTTATCTGACATCTTTATCGGCAATAGTGCTGATAAAGAAAATAGTGGAACCGCTGCATATAGGGACATAG
- a CDS encoding aspartate 1-decarboxylase encodes MMIELLKSKIHRATVTDKHLEYEGSITIDTVLAEAAGIYVNEKVHVLDLNNGKRFETYVIAGKKNSGEICVNGAAARLVEKGDKVIIVAYGFVNEEEVLTKEAKIVKVDENNKIQKKRVKK; translated from the coding sequence ATGATGATAGAACTGCTTAAATCAAAGATTCACCGCGCCACAGTAACTGATAAACACCTGGAATATGAAGGAAGTATTACTATAGATACTGTGCTTGCGGAAGCTGCAGGCATATATGTGAATGAAAAAGTGCATGTGCTTGACCTTAATAACGGAAAGCGCTTTGAAACTTATGTGATTGCCGGTAAAAAAAATTCAGGAGAAATCTGTGTTAACGGCGCCGCGGCCAGGCTGGTGGAAAAAGGCGATAAAGTGATTATTGTTGCTTATGGATTTGTGAATGAAGAAGAGGTATTAACTAAAGAGGCAAAAATTGTCAAAGTTGATGAAAATAATAAAATACAGAAGAAAAGGGTGAAAAAATAA
- a CDS encoding pantoate--beta-alanine ligase: MKIIRNISEMQKYSDAIKRAARKTPHVIGFVPTMGYLHEGHLSLVKAAVKECTKVVVSIFVNPAQFGPNEDFAKYPRDEERDLSLLEEIKGVDCVFIPLADEMYPEGYATYLSVENEMAKVLCGLSRPGHFKGVTTVVAKLINAVKPDKMYLGHKDMQQAVIITKMLRDMNYDTGVVICPTAREKDGLALSSRNSYLSPEERNTAPVLYKSLQMAESMAELGERDAAVIVREIKRKLKEEKVEIDYVEVVNPYTLEKTDKISGEALIAAAIFVGKTRLIDNTIIRTND; this comes from the coding sequence TTGAAGATAATAAGGAACATCAGCGAAATGCAGAAATATTCAGATGCCATAAAAAGGGCGGCAAGAAAAACGCCTCATGTCATAGGCTTTGTACCTACAATGGGCTATCTGCATGAAGGCCACCTGTCGCTTGTGAAGGCCGCGGTAAAGGAATGCACAAAGGTTGTGGTAAGTATCTTTGTAAACCCGGCGCAGTTTGGGCCCAATGAAGATTTTGCGAAATATCCGCGTGATGAAGAGCGCGACCTTTCGCTGCTTGAAGAAATTAAGGGCGTGGACTGTGTGTTTATACCTTTGGCGGATGAAATGTATCCGGAAGGGTATGCCACATATTTAAGCGTGGAAAACGAAATGGCAAAAGTGCTGTGCGGGCTTTCAAGGCCGGGGCATTTTAAAGGCGTAACCACTGTTGTCGCGAAACTGATAAACGCTGTTAAACCGGATAAAATGTATCTGGGGCACAAGGATATGCAGCAGGCGGTCATAATAACCAAAATGTTAAGGGACATGAATTACGACACAGGTGTTGTAATATGCCCCACGGCAAGGGAAAAAGACGGCCTTGCTTTAAGTTCCAGAAATTCATACCTTTCGCCTGAAGAACGCAACACGGCTCCGGTTCTTTATAAATCTCTTCAGATGGCGGAAAGCATGGCAGAACTTGGCGAGCGCGACGCTGCTGTAATTGTAAGGGAAATAAAAAGAAAATTAAAGGAAGAAAAAGTTGAAATAGACTACGTTGAAGTGGTAAACCCGTACACGCTTGAAAAAACGGATAAAATATCGGGGGAAGCGCTGATTGCTGCCGCGATATTTGTGGGTAAAACAAGGCTGATAGACAATACAATTATCAGGACAAATGATTAA
- the panB gene encoding 3-methyl-2-oxobutanoate hydroxymethyltransferase, giving the protein MLNVNSITALKNSKKIVMLTAYEYITAFLLEKAGVDIILVGDSLGMVFQGKKETIPVTVDDMIYHTKAVKRGAPDTFIVTDMPFMSYQASVSEAKKNAGRIIKESGAHALKIEGGIEIIPQVKAIIEIGIPVMGHIGLQPQSVKKYGGYPVLGKTDKEEKELIQSAAALEKTGVFAITVEKVKASAAAAITKAVGVPVIGIGSGVKCDGQVLVTHDMLGFFPDFTPKFVKRYDNIGKRVLADITKFSGEVRTGKFPGKKHSF; this is encoded by the coding sequence ATGCTTAACGTAAACTCCATAACCGCATTAAAAAACAGTAAAAAAATAGTCATGCTGACGGCGTATGAATATATCACCGCTTTTCTGCTTGAAAAAGCGGGGGTTGATATAATACTTGTAGGCGATTCGCTGGGAATGGTTTTTCAGGGCAAAAAAGAGACAATTCCCGTTACCGTGGATGACATGATTTACCATACAAAAGCGGTTAAGCGAGGGGCTCCGGATACTTTTATTGTCACCGATATGCCGTTTATGTCATATCAGGCGTCCGTAAGCGAGGCTAAGAAAAACGCCGGCAGAATAATAAAAGAATCCGGCGCGCATGCTTTAAAGATAGAAGGCGGGATTGAAATAATTCCGCAGGTAAAAGCCATTATAGAAATTGGAATACCTGTCATGGGGCACATTGGGCTTCAGCCGCAGTCGGTAAAAAAATACGGCGGATATCCGGTTCTTGGAAAAACAGATAAGGAAGAAAAAGAACTTATTCAAAGCGCGGCTGCGCTTGAAAAAACGGGTGTTTTTGCAATTACAGTGGAAAAAGTTAAAGCATCCGCCGCCGCCGCGATAACAAAAGCTGTCGGTGTGCCGGTTATAGGGATAGGAAGCGGGGTAAAGTGTGACGGGCAGGTGCTGGTTACCCATGATATGCTTGGATTTTTTCCGGATTTTACCCCGAAATTTGTTAAACGATATGATAATATTGGTAAAAGAGTTTTAGCTGATATAACAAAATTTTCCGGTGAAGTAAGGACGGGAAAGTTTCCCGGAAAAAAACACAGTTTTTAG
- a CDS encoding deoxynucleoside kinase, producing the protein MNNFHYIAVEGVLGAGKTTFARMLAEDLKAKPVLEQVDNNPFLEKFYKDMGSYAFQTQLFFLINRIKQQEPLKQMDLFDSGVVADYILDKDRLFAYVTLEENELSLYEKIHKAVVDEGSLLKPDLVIYLQASVDTLMERIKKRGRKYEKSISKDYISELSEAYNYFFSHFSKSIPLVIVNTDEVDFVNDRKAYEIIRDYVLNIKGGINYYTPRMK; encoded by the coding sequence ATGAATAATTTTCATTACATAGCTGTGGAAGGCGTGCTTGGGGCCGGCAAAACCACTTTTGCCCGTATGCTTGCCGAAGATTTAAAGGCGAAACCTGTTTTAGAACAGGTGGATAACAACCCTTTTCTTGAAAAATTCTATAAAGACATGGGCAGTTATGCTTTTCAGACGCAGCTTTTTTTCCTTATTAACAGGATAAAACAGCAGGAACCTTTAAAACAGATGGATCTTTTTGATTCTGGAGTTGTGGCGGATTACATCCTTGATAAAGACCGTCTTTTTGCCTATGTGACGCTTGAAGAAAATGAACTATCCTTATATGAAAAAATACACAAAGCGGTGGTTGATGAAGGATCGCTTTTAAAACCGGACCTCGTTATTTATCTGCAGGCCAGCGTTGATACACTTATGGAGCGCATAAAAAAACGCGGCAGAAAATATGAAAAGTCAATAAGCAAGGATTATATAAGCGAATTGTCAGAGGCGTATAATTATTTCTTTTCGCATTTTTCAAAAAGTATACCGCTTGTTATTGTAAACACGGATGAAGTTGATTTTGTTAACGACAGGAAAGCTTACGAAATTATCAGGGATTACGTTCTTAATATTAAGGGCGGGATAAACTACTATACGCCAAGAATGAAATAA
- the folK gene encoding 2-amino-4-hydroxy-6-hydroxymethyldihydropteridine diphosphokinase, translating into MKVFLSLGANKGGKKSSIKKALKKLGENNIKVKKISSLYLTEPFGYKKQPDFLNVAVQAKTRLPPFELLDIIKRIEREMGRNADSGRRWGPRIIDIDIIFYGNIMVNSARLTIPHIGLAERLFVLVPLNEIAGGFRHRAFKTSVKELLENCKKEEKILRIGAVNE; encoded by the coding sequence ATGAAGGTATTTCTTTCGCTGGGAGCCAACAAAGGCGGTAAAAAAAGCAGCATTAAAAAGGCGTTAAAAAAACTTGGCGAAAATAATATTAAAGTTAAAAAAATATCATCTCTTTATTTAACAGAGCCATTTGGTTATAAAAAGCAGCCCGATTTTTTAAATGTCGCAGTTCAGGCAAAGACACGGCTGCCGCCCTTTGAACTTCTTGACATAATCAAACGCATAGAAAGGGAAATGGGCAGGAATGCCGATTCCGGGCGCAGATGGGGCCCCCGCATAATTGATATTGACATCATTTTTTATGGTAATATAATGGTTAATAGCGCCAGGCTTACTATACCTCACATCGGGCTTGCTGAAAGGCTGTTTGTGCTTGTTCCGCTGAATGAAATAGCCGGCGGATTCAGGCATAGGGCTTTTAAAACAAGCGTAAAAGAACTGCTTGAAAACTGCAAAAAAGAAGAAAAAATATTAAGAATCGGAGCGGTTAATGAATAA